In the genome of Balneola sp., one region contains:
- a CDS encoding PTS sugar transporter subunit IIA, translating to MNLFSLLDADTVVPNLEVENKKQVINSMIDLLSSKMDEDALEQVREGVFEREFVMSTGVGKGLAIPHCKTKAIDDNYAAFAKLSTPLDYDSIDNEPVELIFLLVGPDSKHSHHIKLLSRISRLMNSASFREKILSSTTKEVILEAFKEEEEKYFVH from the coding sequence ATGAATTTATTTTCTTTACTTGATGCAGACACAGTGGTTCCTAATCTAGAAGTGGAGAACAAGAAGCAGGTAATTAATTCTATGATTGATCTACTTTCTTCTAAGATGGATGAAGATGCATTAGAGCAGGTTAGGGAAGGAGTGTTTGAAAGAGAATTCGTTATGAGTACAGGAGTGGGCAAAGGACTTGCGATTCCACATTGCAAAACAAAAGCGATTGATGACAATTATGCTGCCTTTGCAAAATTAAGTACTCCGTTAGACTACGACTCAATTGATAATGAACCTGTAGAGCTCATCTTTCTATTAGTAGGCCCTGATTCTAAGCATAGCCACCATATCAAATTGTTGAGCAGAATTTCGAGGCTGATGAATAGTGCTTCATTCAGAGAAAAAATTCTTTCTTCTACTACAAAAGAAGTAATTCTGGAAGCATTTAAAGAGGAAGAAGAAAAGTATTTCGTTCACTAA